In Amaranthus tricolor cultivar Red isolate AtriRed21 chromosome 3, ASM2621246v1, whole genome shotgun sequence, a single window of DNA contains:
- the LOC130808366 gene encoding uncharacterized protein LOC130808366 codes for MKREGIQDLPGEACISPVSNLLELAMLPFFNLHGGYRHLVHPTFSLSHTTTLTSNGDALLRRMQFEGVPEMDKWWEFPRWSYDYQKGADEYIEKAFATRSQGNQISCPYCMCYHRYWYGRNDVKDHIICNGFVPRSDEFSGFGKMGDETELEAHDKPLNMNDGIQEMFNVTLREGPNDEAKKFLSLIEEGQQELYPGCKKFSRLAFTIRLYIYKCDHKLSNVAFSALLALFKEVLPDDSVLPTSLNEEHSTATSCHVCRASRWKSKENDHTEYTSEKAHKIPAKILRYFPLKKRLKRLYMCAETANYMKWHANGRGKDGLGFLQHPVDGEAWKNFDKLYPKFAQDPRNVRLALATDGFNPFNSMSIVHSTWPVILVNYNLPPWLATKSEFLILSLLFPGPLSPGKDIDIYLQPLIKDLNDLWEFGLETYDASTNTRFDMQVALASTISDFDAYAMVSASWSTKGKIACPYCHYEIDSVWLPYSHKYCYMCHRKFLDTDHPWRFNKRNFNGKIDERIAPVPLTGIEIEELLCDFPNHYGKKQPKMKQAEDDPNPCRKMSILFKLPY; via the exons ATGAAGAGGGAAGGGATTCAAGATCTACCTGGGGAGGCATGCATCTCTCCTGTTTCAAACCTTCTTGAGCTCGCAATGCTTCCCTTTTTCAACCTTCATGGGGGGTATAGACATTTGGTTCATCCAACATTTTCTTTAAGCCACACTACTACATTAACGAGCAATGGTGACGCTCTATTGCGACG AATGCAGTTTGAAGGTGTTCCT GAAATGGATAAGTGGTGGGAATTTCCTAGATGGAGTTATGATTATCAAAAAGGAGCGGATGAATACATTGAAAAAGCTTTTGCTACAAGGTCCCAAGGAAATCAAATTAGTTGCCCATATTGTATGTGTTATCATCGATATTGGTATGGTCGGAATGACGTGAAAGATCATATCATTTGCAATGGTTTTGTACCAAGAAGTGATGAATTTTCTGGGTTTGGGAAGATGGGTGATGAAACAGAATTAGAGGCACATGATAAACCATTGAACATGAATGATGGTATACAAGAAATGTTTAACGTTACTCTGAGAGAAGGGCCAAATGATGAGGCAAAGAAGTTTCTTAGTCTAATAGAAGAAGGCCAACAAGAATTATATCCTGGTTGCAAAAAATTCTCTAGACTTGCGTTTACAATTCGCCTTTATATATACAAGTGTGATCATAAGTTGAGTAATGTTGCATTTTCTGCTTTGCTAGCATTGTTTAAGGAAGTTCTACCCGATGATTCTGTATTGCCAACATCGTTGAATGAG GAGCATTCAACTGCAACAAGTTGTCATGTTTGTAGGGCCTCAAGGTGGAAATCGAAGGAAAATGATCACACTGAATATACCTCAGAAAAGGCACATAAAATTCCAGCAAAAATTCTAAGATACTTTCCACTTAAGAAAAGGTTGAAAAGGTTATATATGTGTGCCGAAACTGCTAATTACATGAAATGGCATGCAAATGGTCGAGGAAAAGACGGACTTGGATTTTTGCAACATCCGGTGGACGGTGAAGCTTGGAAGAACTTTGACAAATTGTATCCAaaatttgctcaagatcctCGTAATGTGAGGCTTGCATTAGCCACAGATGggtttaacccatttaattcaatgagcattgtgcaTAGTACATGGCCAGTAATTTTGGTCAACTATAACTTGCCTCCATGGTTGGCCACAAAGTCAGAGTTTCTAATTTTGTCATTACTTTTTCCCGGCCCATTGTCTCCTGGAAAAGATATTGATATCTACTTGCAACCACTGATCAAAGATCTTAATGATTTGTGGGAGTTTGGCCTAGAAACATATGATGCGTCAACAAATACAAGGTTTGACATGCAAGTAGCTTTGGCGTCTACTATTAGCGATTTTGATGCTTATGCAATGGTATCTGCTAGTTGGAGCACAAAAGGTAAAATAGCTTGCCCATATTGTCATTATGAAATTGATTCAGTGTGGTTACCATATAGCCACAAGTATTGCTACATGTGTCATCGCAAATTTTTGGATACTGATCACCCGTGGCGttttaataaaagaaacttCAATGGAAAAATTGATGAACGAATTGCACCCGTGCCTTTAACGGGAATTGAGATTGAGGAATTGCTTTGTGATTTTCCAAATCATTATGGAAAAAAGCAACCTAAGATGAAACAAGCAGAGGATGATCCTAATCCGTGCAGAAAGATGTCCATACTTTTTAAGTTGCCTTATTAG